The following are encoded together in the Kiloniellales bacterium genome:
- a CDS encoding alpha/beta hydrolase → MVFIWLAAGFFALACVVLAALLVFGTAAVGPPREGLGFNTGLENLDYSDLPETQVCPARDGRQIPYRLYPAEAEKTVILIHGSASRGRSLHGLAEYLAEAEIARCVTLDMRGHGWGRPGDLDYVGQLEHDLADLIEHLARQGLAKRLVVLGFSMGGGFALRFAGSRYGEEAGAYVFLAPFIGAESPTLHPDNGWAYPQPGRILALRLLNALRITWFNRLTALRFAIGAEDLPVTTPDYSYRMMLGFAPRADYRANLKRITRPGVVIIGSEDQDFRPEAYPEDVIAHARNLRFTLLEGLNHMDLITDDRAFRAIGEEIERL, encoded by the coding sequence GTGGTCTTCATCTGGCTGGCGGCCGGATTTTTTGCGCTTGCTTGCGTCGTTCTTGCCGCCCTCCTCGTCTTCGGGACGGCCGCGGTCGGGCCGCCGCGCGAAGGCCTGGGGTTCAACACCGGCCTCGAAAATCTGGACTACAGCGACCTGCCGGAAACCCAGGTCTGCCCGGCGCGCGACGGCCGGCAGATCCCCTACCGTCTCTATCCCGCCGAGGCCGAGAAGACGGTGATCCTGATCCACGGCTCCGCCAGCCGCGGCCGTTCCCTGCACGGCCTGGCCGAATACCTGGCCGAAGCGGAGATCGCCCGCTGCGTCACCCTCGACATGCGGGGCCACGGCTGGGGCCGGCCCGGCGACCTCGATTACGTCGGCCAGCTGGAGCACGACCTCGCCGACCTGATCGAGCACCTGGCCCGGCAGGGCCTGGCCAAGCGGCTGGTCGTCCTGGGCTTCTCCATGGGCGGCGGCTTCGCCCTGCGCTTCGCCGGCAGCCGCTACGGCGAGGAGGCCGGCGCCTACGTCTTCCTCGCGCCCTTCATCGGCGCGGAGTCGCCGACCCTGCACCCGGACAACGGCTGGGCCTACCCGCAGCCCGGCCGGATCCTCGCGCTGCGGCTGCTCAACGCGCTCCGCATCACCTGGTTCAACCGGCTGACGGCGCTGCGCTTCGCGATCGGTGCGGAGGACCTGCCGGTTACGACGCCGGACTACTCCTACCGCATGATGCTCGGCTTCGCCCCCCGGGCTGACTACCGGGCCAACCTGAAGCGCATCACCCGGCCCGGGGTCGTGATCATCGGCAGCGAGGACCAGGACTTCCGGCCGGAGGCCTATCCGGAGGACGTCATCGCCCACGCCCGGAACCTGCGCTTCACGCTGCTGGAGGGCCTGAACCACATGGACCTGATCACCGACGACCGGGCCTTCCGGGCCATCGGCGAGGAGATCGAACGGCTTTAA